A region of Thermovibrio ammonificans HB-1 DNA encodes the following proteins:
- a CDS encoding thioredoxin domain-containing protein — translation MANRLAFEKSLYLRQHADNPVNWFPFGKEAFEKAGKENKPLFISIGYSSCHWCHVMEEESFQDEEVARILNSRFVPVKVDREELPHVDRFYMEACRAMGGSCGWPLSVFATPEGEPFFIATYVPKERFKRLLLEVAELWEKKPDSVVKGAKEVVKRLASLLEGLEGELPGPSAAANCFKEIESRLDPVNGGYSPPPKFPLPHFNWFLLRYFSLGGSGRAFESAAFTLKAMRLGSVYDQIGGGFHRYSTDAAWFVPHFEKMLYDQAGLLVIYSEAYALSGYWLFKETVKELISYLERELLLSNGLFASSQDADSPEGEGRYYAFTWGELKEALTPEELEFARQLYNLSPEGNWEEGLNLLYPAEEFEVKAEKLGLSLEDLLKKKALVDSKLLSLRGKKVPPATDEKALTDWNGYLLWGLAVASRFVEPAAKERAVALATSLLERSYRDGKLYHVLYGSEPAVEALLDDYAFLIRGLLELGSATLNDDFYSAAAELADIAVKAFYRGGRLYGSSDNTFNLADPFDGAYPSGVAVMVQNLLIMSELLGLNEFKKVAENVLRSYSEAVNRYPSGVVSLVEAVLMEGGELSVVESASQEALGKLLKEFRPYRFFRLNPEVEGVKVCERGVCREIK, via the coding sequence ATGGCCAACAGGCTCGCTTTTGAAAAATCCCTCTACCTGCGGCAGCACGCAGACAACCCGGTAAACTGGTTCCCTTTCGGTAAAGAAGCCTTTGAGAAAGCCGGGAAAGAAAACAAACCCCTCTTTATATCCATCGGCTACTCCTCCTGCCACTGGTGCCACGTTATGGAGGAAGAGTCTTTTCAAGACGAAGAAGTGGCCCGAATTCTAAACAGCCGCTTCGTTCCCGTAAAGGTAGACAGGGAGGAGCTTCCCCACGTAGACCGTTTCTACATGGAGGCCTGCCGGGCAATGGGCGGCAGCTGCGGGTGGCCCCTTTCCGTTTTTGCCACCCCGGAAGGAGAGCCCTTCTTCATAGCCACCTACGTTCCCAAAGAACGTTTTAAAAGGTTGCTCCTTGAAGTGGCAGAGCTGTGGGAGAAGAAGCCCGATTCGGTTGTTAAAGGCGCCAAAGAGGTGGTTAAAAGGCTTGCCTCCCTACTTGAGGGGTTGGAAGGCGAGCTTCCCGGCCCCTCGGCCGCCGCAAACTGCTTTAAAGAGATTGAAAGCCGCCTCGACCCGGTTAACGGCGGCTACTCTCCTCCTCCCAAGTTCCCCCTTCCCCACTTCAACTGGTTCCTCCTGCGCTACTTCTCCCTGGGAGGTTCCGGTAGGGCCTTTGAATCTGCAGCCTTCACCCTAAAAGCCATGAGGCTGGGCTCCGTTTACGACCAGATAGGGGGCGGCTTTCACCGCTACAGCACCGATGCCGCCTGGTTTGTGCCCCACTTTGAGAAGATGCTCTACGACCAGGCCGGCCTGCTTGTGATCTATTCAGAGGCTTACGCCTTGAGCGGATACTGGCTCTTTAAAGAGACCGTTAAAGAGCTCATCTCCTACCTTGAGAGAGAGCTTCTCCTTTCAAACGGCCTCTTTGCCTCCTCCCAGGATGCCGACTCCCCCGAAGGGGAGGGGCGCTACTACGCCTTTACCTGGGGTGAGCTTAAGGAGGCCCTTACCCCCGAGGAGCTTGAGTTTGCCCGCCAGCTCTACAACCTCTCTCCCGAGGGCAACTGGGAGGAGGGGCTTAACCTCCTCTACCCGGCGGAGGAGTTTGAGGTAAAGGCCGAGAAGCTCGGCTTGAGCCTTGAAGACCTCCTAAAGAAGAAGGCCCTTGTCGACTCTAAACTCCTCTCCCTCAGAGGCAAGAAGGTCCCTCCCGCAACCGATGAAAAGGCCCTTACCGACTGGAACGGCTACCTGCTGTGGGGGCTTGCCGTAGCTTCACGGTTTGTTGAGCCTGCGGCAAAGGAAAGGGCCGTTGCCCTTGCAACCTCCCTCCTTGAGCGCTCTTACAGGGATGGGAAGCTCTACCACGTTCTCTACGGGAGTGAGCCGGCGGTAGAGGCCTTACTCGACGACTACGCATTTCTGATAAGGGGGCTACTCGAACTCGGCTCTGCCACTTTAAACGACGACTTCTACTCTGCCGCAGCCGAGCTTGCCGATATTGCCGTTAAAGCCTTCTACAGAGGCGGCCGCCTGTACGGCTCATCCGATAACACCTTTAACCTGGCCGACCCCTTCGACGGCGCCTACCCTTCCGGAGTTGCCGTTATGGTTCAGAACCTGCTTATAATGTCGGAGCTTTTGGGCTTAAATGAGTTTAAAAAAGTTGCCGAAAACGTTCTGAGGAGTTACTCAGAGGCCGTTAACAGGTATCCTTCCGGAGTTGTCTCCCTGGTGGAGGCCGTTTTAATGGAAGGCGGTGAGCTCTCCGTTGTTGAGTCGGCCTCCCAAGAGGCTCTCGGGAAGCTCTTGAAGGAGTTCAGGCCTTACAGGTTCTTCAGGTTAAACCCGGAAGTTGAAGGGGTAAAGGTGTGTGAGCGGGGAGTCTGCAGAGAGATAAAGTAG
- a CDS encoding KamA family radical SAM protein has protein sequence MRVITSLEALEGLLPLSPREREAFRAVVPVYPFSTTEYYARLAAESFAVRRMLLPSLEELNPELQNLGEPDPLREERDRKAPCLTHRYPDRVLVVTTNYCPVLCRFCMRKRNWRRPLFTISEDEVDAVLSYVRRNPQVRDVLISGGEPLLLPLELLERLLLGLKKIESVEVVRIGTRLPVVEPSAVLRSELLSLLERAQKVWVNTHFNHPDELTAEAAEAVKALLKCGVPVNNQTVLLKGVNDSVSVLERLFRGLQRIKVRPYYLFHCDPVEGVMHFSTPISLGLKLLEELQTRLSPLALPYYAVDGPGGYGKVPMLPVRFEKLGSVYRFRSFSGRYFTMPDR, from the coding sequence ATGAGGGTAATTACAAGCCTTGAAGCCCTTGAAGGGCTTTTACCCCTCTCTCCCCGAGAGAGGGAGGCCTTCAGGGCCGTTGTTCCCGTATACCCTTTTTCTACAACCGAGTACTACGCCCGGCTGGCGGCCGAGAGCTTCGCCGTAAGGCGTATGCTCCTTCCTTCCCTTGAAGAGCTTAACCCTGAGCTTCAGAACCTCGGGGAGCCCGACCCCTTAAGGGAGGAGCGCGACAGGAAAGCTCCTTGCCTAACCCACCGTTACCCCGATAGGGTTCTCGTTGTAACAACCAACTACTGTCCGGTTCTGTGCCGGTTCTGTATGCGTAAGCGTAACTGGAGGAGGCCTCTCTTTACAATCTCAGAAGATGAGGTAGATGCAGTTCTCTCCTACGTGCGGAGAAACCCTCAGGTTCGGGACGTCCTCATCTCCGGCGGAGAGCCCCTCCTTCTGCCATTAGAGCTTCTGGAGAGGCTGCTCTTGGGTCTGAAGAAAATAGAGAGCGTTGAGGTTGTTCGGATAGGCACCCGGCTGCCTGTTGTTGAGCCCTCTGCGGTTCTGAGGAGTGAGCTCCTTTCGCTCCTTGAGAGGGCCCAAAAAGTTTGGGTAAACACCCACTTTAACCACCCCGACGAACTTACTGCAGAGGCGGCCGAAGCGGTAAAGGCCCTTTTAAAGTGCGGCGTTCCCGTTAACAACCAAACAGTTCTCTTGAAGGGGGTTAACGACTCCGTTTCTGTTCTTGAGAGGCTCTTCAGGGGGCTTCAGAGGATAAAGGTGCGCCCCTACTACCTCTTTCACTGCGACCCCGTTGAGGGGGTTATGCACTTTTCAACCCCTATAAGTTTGGGCCTTAAACTCCTTGAGGAGCTTCAAACCCGCCTCTCTCCCCTTGCCCTCCCCTACTACGCGGTAGACGGGCCGGGAGGTTACGGGAAGGTTCCCATGCTCCCCGTTCGGTTTGAAAAGCTGGGGAGCGTGTACCGTTTCAGGAGCTTCTCCGGTCGCTACTTTACCATGCCCGATAGGTAG
- a CDS encoding MBL fold metallo-hydrolase, producing the protein MSLNPFSIVLSRKVDKLNSMTLQIENLGHSTFTVKIGSLEVLTDPFLTECAGGIKRAVPAAKRPEEVTPKVVIVSHAHYDHLDLKTVKRLKGKPVYLTPENCKKVIKREEVIELKNFESVEIEGVRFWKVPAHHNRGRNLLHPDTGVGGFVIEHGGVTVYFAGDTAFSEHLYSSIGEKFKIDVAMLPIGGFFPVFRKFHQTPEEAVKGFKILKARRLVPIHFGSWHLIPLFLRLERALERLMACSLTSGITDRVTVIQPGERVTFDI; encoded by the coding sequence ATGTCCCTGAACCCCTTTTCCATTGTTCTCTCCCGAAAAGTTGATAAATTGAACTCCATGACACTACAGATAGAAAATTTAGGTCACTCCACCTTTACGGTAAAGATTGGAAGTTTGGAGGTCCTAACAGACCCCTTCTTAACCGAGTGTGCAGGGGGAATAAAGAGGGCAGTGCCGGCTGCCAAAAGGCCGGAGGAGGTAACCCCGAAAGTTGTCATCGTATCCCACGCCCACTACGACCACCTGGACCTTAAAACCGTAAAAAGGCTAAAAGGAAAGCCCGTATACCTGACTCCGGAAAACTGTAAAAAGGTGATAAAAAGGGAAGAGGTAATAGAGCTGAAAAACTTTGAGTCGGTAGAGATTGAAGGGGTAAGGTTCTGGAAAGTTCCGGCCCACCACAACCGGGGCCGAAACCTACTCCACCCCGACACCGGGGTAGGCGGGTTCGTAATAGAACACGGAGGGGTTACCGTTTACTTTGCCGGGGATACAGCCTTCTCGGAGCACCTCTACAGCTCCATAGGGGAGAAGTTCAAGATAGATGTGGCAATGCTCCCCATAGGAGGGTTCTTCCCCGTTTTCAGGAAGTTCCACCAAACGCCGGAGGAGGCAGTTAAAGGTTTCAAAATCCTTAAAGCTCGCCGCCTCGTTCCCATACACTTCGGGAGCTGGCACCTGATTCCCCTCTTCCTTAGGTTAGAAAGGGCACTCGAAAGACTGATGGCCTGCAGCCTAACATCGGGAATAACAGACCGGGTAACAGTAATCCAACCGGGGGAGAGGGTCACCTTTGACATTTAG
- the secA gene encoding preprotein translocase subunit SecA has product MINAILTKILGSRNERVIKKLKPIVEKINSLEKEFEKKSKEELQSLTAKWRSELQKLQTAQEQFKYMDKILPEAFAAVREAAKRTLGMRHYDVQLIGGIVLHQGKIAEMKTGEGKTLVATLPSYLNALAGRGVHVVTVNDYLAKRDAEWMGPVYNYLGLTVGYLQNQMEPPQRKEMYARDITYGTNSEFGFDYLRDNMVFSKEEKVQRELFYAIVDEADSILIDEARTPLIISGPSEESVDVYYIADAIVRQLKKEKDFKLEEKTKTATLTDEGIRHVEEIVKKMTGMKEFNLYDPKFSDLLHAIIQSLRAHHLFKRDVDYVVKDGKVIIVDEFTGRIMPGRRWSDGLHQAVEAKEGVKIEAENQTLATITLQNYFRLYKKLAGMTGTAETEAAELKEIYGLDVVVIPTNKPVIRKDHPDLIFKTKRAKFNAVIKEIEKNYKIGRPVLVGTNSIEDSEYLSRLLKQRGIPHQVLNAKYHEKEAEIVAQAGRLGAVTIATNMAGRGTDILLGGNPEFLAKKELKERGITPEKVGEEKYQEIYQETLKKYKEITEKEKEKVKELGGLYIIGTERNESRRIDNQLRGRAGRQGDPGESRFFLSLEDNLLRLFGSDRIKKLMEMMNVPEDEPITHKMVSKALENAQRRVEEQNFQIRKRLLEYDEVYNVQRKVIYEQRNKILEGENFKEEILGFMEDVAWELVDSFAPENVLPDEWDLEGLKKTLETRFGFEFPIPTKYEELMNLEVEGAPTDREKLAKLIYDTLAEKYNELEKLVGEGQLREIERVVMLDRLDQYWREHLRALDHIKESIGWRGYGQRDPVVEFKKEAFQLFEDLISNIENGVVDSLFNYYRYAKEQVQEAQHSQDSNLQTV; this is encoded by the coding sequence ATGATAAATGCCATATTGACAAAGATTCTCGGCAGCAGAAACGAAAGGGTTATAAAAAAGCTCAAGCCCATAGTAGAGAAAATCAACAGTCTCGAAAAGGAGTTTGAGAAAAAGAGCAAGGAAGAGCTTCAATCCCTCACCGCCAAGTGGCGCTCCGAGCTCCAAAAGCTCCAAACGGCCCAGGAACAGTTCAAGTACATGGACAAAATACTCCCCGAGGCCTTTGCAGCCGTTAGAGAAGCCGCAAAGCGAACCCTCGGAATGCGCCACTACGACGTCCAGCTGATAGGCGGCATCGTTCTCCACCAGGGAAAAATCGCCGAAATGAAAACAGGCGAAGGTAAAACTCTGGTTGCAACCCTGCCTTCCTACCTCAACGCACTTGCAGGCAGGGGCGTCCACGTTGTAACCGTAAACGACTACCTGGCCAAAAGGGACGCAGAGTGGATGGGCCCCGTTTACAACTACCTGGGGTTAACCGTAGGCTACCTCCAGAACCAGATGGAGCCTCCCCAGCGGAAAGAGATGTACGCCCGCGACATCACCTACGGAACAAACTCCGAGTTCGGATTCGACTACCTCAGAGACAACATGGTCTTCTCAAAAGAGGAGAAAGTCCAGAGGGAGCTCTTCTACGCAATAGTAGACGAGGCCGACTCAATCCTCATAGACGAAGCCCGAACTCCCCTTATAATCTCCGGCCCCTCCGAAGAGAGTGTAGACGTTTACTACATAGCCGATGCCATAGTCCGCCAGCTCAAAAAAGAGAAAGACTTCAAGCTCGAAGAGAAGACAAAAACGGCAACCCTCACCGACGAAGGCATCCGCCACGTAGAAGAGATAGTCAAGAAAATGACGGGAATGAAGGAGTTCAACCTTTACGACCCCAAATTCTCAGACCTCCTCCACGCGATAATACAGTCCCTCAGGGCCCACCACCTCTTCAAAAGGGACGTAGACTACGTTGTAAAAGACGGCAAAGTGATAATCGTAGACGAGTTCACCGGCCGGATTATGCCAGGCCGACGCTGGAGCGACGGTCTCCACCAAGCTGTAGAGGCCAAGGAAGGGGTAAAGATAGAGGCGGAAAACCAGACACTTGCAACCATTACCCTCCAGAACTACTTCAGGCTCTACAAAAAGCTCGCCGGCATGACGGGAACGGCAGAAACGGAAGCGGCAGAGCTTAAAGAGATTTACGGCCTCGACGTAGTCGTTATCCCCACAAACAAACCGGTAATCAGGAAAGACCACCCCGACCTCATATTCAAAACAAAGAGGGCAAAGTTCAACGCAGTGATAAAGGAGATAGAGAAGAACTACAAAATCGGCCGACCGGTTCTCGTGGGAACAAACTCCATAGAGGACTCTGAGTACCTCTCCAGACTCTTAAAACAGAGGGGCATTCCCCACCAGGTACTAAACGCCAAATACCACGAGAAAGAGGCAGAGATTGTTGCCCAGGCGGGAAGGTTGGGAGCGGTAACAATAGCCACCAACATGGCCGGTAGGGGAACCGACATCCTCCTTGGCGGCAATCCCGAGTTCCTCGCCAAAAAGGAGCTTAAGGAAAGGGGGATTACCCCGGAAAAGGTGGGTGAGGAGAAGTACCAAGAGATATACCAGGAAACTCTGAAAAAGTACAAGGAAATCACCGAGAAGGAGAAGGAGAAAGTTAAGGAACTAGGAGGCCTCTACATCATTGGAACCGAGCGGAACGAGTCAAGGCGTATAGATAACCAGCTCAGGGGAAGGGCCGGCAGGCAGGGAGACCCGGGAGAGTCCAGGTTCTTCCTCTCACTGGAGGATAACCTGCTGAGGCTCTTTGGTTCCGACCGCATAAAGAAGCTGATGGAGATGATGAACGTTCCCGAAGACGAGCCCATAACCCATAAGATGGTGAGCAAGGCCCTTGAAAACGCCCAGAGGAGAGTGGAGGAGCAGAACTTCCAGATTAGAAAGAGACTCCTTGAGTACGACGAGGTCTACAACGTTCAGAGGAAGGTTATATACGAGCAGAGGAACAAAATACTGGAAGGGGAAAACTTCAAGGAGGAGATTTTAGGTTTCATGGAGGACGTAGCCTGGGAGCTTGTTGACTCCTTCGCCCCCGAAAACGTCCTGCCCGACGAGTGGGACCTTGAAGGGCTCAAGAAAACCCTTGAGACGCGGTTCGGATTTGAGTTCCCGATACCAACAAAATACGAAGAGCTTATGAACCTTGAAGTTGAAGGGGCTCCTACCGACAGGGAGAAGCTGGCGAAGCTCATATACGACACGCTTGCTGAGAAGTACAACGAGCTGGAGAAACTGGTCGGAGAGGGTCAGCTCAGGGAGATAGAGAGGGTTGTAATGCTCGACAGGCTCGACCAATACTGGAGGGAGCACCTGAGAGCCCTGGACCACATAAAGGAGAGTATAGGCTGGAGGGGATACGGCCAGCGGGACCCGGTTGTAGAGTTCAAGAAGGAGGCCTTCCAGCTGTTTGAAGACCTTATCTCCAACATAGAGAACGGCGTTGTAGATTCACTCTTCAACTACTACAGGTATGCAAAAGAGCAGGTGCAAGAAGCTCAGCACTCCCAAGACTCAAATCTACAAACGGTTTGA
- a CDS encoding C40 family peptidase yields the protein MVKRILAALTLVLIGVSSAQARIYTVKRGDSLYKIAHRFHISIRELKRANHLRSNILRPGQRLYIPPRFHSRAWYRQFRPEKSTETISFIEKKSEVERNISSISSEMVPLTNAVYQEAEELSDVLSTPLNVKYDNWSLSILNNPEYKGIFFKTLAQVFKELKNTPYVFGGNNPKFGLDCSSFTMYVYRKLGVKLPRTARAQYNFGIPIDRHHLKVGDLVFFRTYARYPSHVGIYIGNGKFIHFSSMYHGLAISSLNDRYFRRRFIGARRVLSEKKIKQLIYAQTK from the coding sequence ATGGTGAAGAGAATCCTTGCAGCCTTAACTCTCGTTCTGATAGGCGTTAGCTCCGCCCAGGCCCGGATTTATACGGTAAAAAGGGGCGATTCACTGTACAAAATCGCCCACCGGTTCCACATCTCCATAAGGGAGCTTAAGCGGGCCAATCACCTGCGCTCAAACATACTGAGGCCCGGCCAGCGGCTCTACATACCGCCGCGCTTCCACAGCAGGGCTTGGTACCGCCAGTTTCGCCCGGAAAAGAGCACCGAAACCATCTCTTTCATAGAGAAAAAGTCGGAAGTTGAGAGGAACATATCATCGATAAGCAGCGAGATGGTTCCCCTTACCAACGCTGTTTACCAGGAGGCCGAAGAGCTTTCCGACGTGCTTTCAACTCCCCTAAACGTGAAGTACGACAACTGGAGCCTCTCTATCCTCAACAACCCCGAGTATAAGGGGATATTCTTTAAAACGCTCGCTCAGGTGTTTAAAGAGCTTAAAAACACCCCTTACGTTTTCGGGGGGAACAACCCCAAGTTCGGCCTCGACTGCTCGTCGTTCACGATGTATGTTTACAGGAAGCTGGGGGTAAAGCTTCCGAGAACGGCAAGAGCCCAGTACAACTTCGGAATTCCCATAGACAGGCACCACTTAAAGGTCGGAGATTTGGTCTTCTTCAGAACTTACGCCCGCTACCCCTCTCACGTGGGAATCTACATAGGAAACGGCAAGTTCATCCACTTCTCCTCTATGTACCACGGCTTGGCAATTTCGTCCCTTAACGACAGGTACTTCAGGAGGAGGTTTATCGGGGCAAGGAGAGTTCTATCTGAGAAGAAGATAAAACAGTTAATCTACGCCCAGACAAAATAA
- a CDS encoding DegQ family serine endoprotease, with protein MNTRQLLKGCVAAAFTLVAASAPVMAQVEATQQDYQVVQSLQRVFESVAEKVKPAVVNISTVSEIKFKHPPIPPQFRDFFHQFGIPFPFPNFPDSFQTRALGSGFIVKVKDGWAYILTNNHVVAHAKKIRVKLSDGTVYRAKVVGTDPKTDVALIKIHVGNKKVPVLQLGDSDKIKVGEFVIAVGNPYGLNWTVTHGIISAKGRHGLGLNPIEDFIQTDAAINPGNSGGPLCDIHGRVIGINTAIVRNAQGLGFAVPINIAKKVMEDLLKYGKVIRGWLGVYIEDISGELAQKFGVKEGVLVTKVMPGSPAEKGGLKSGDIIVEFNGKPVKNVADLQLKVINTKPGTKVKITVIRDGERKTLTVKIGQMPGSQQLASADLLSKYGFSVQKLTPELREKLGLPKWIKTGLVVTEVKPGSPADDAGLQEGDVIVKAGTTPRNMRPVKSVDDLLAVLRKGGDSGALLKVIRGEGVIYVVLNPQE; from the coding sequence ATGAACACAAGACAGCTTCTAAAAGGGTGTGTCGCCGCGGCTTTTACGCTCGTGGCAGCCTCTGCTCCGGTTATGGCCCAGGTTGAGGCCACACAGCAGGACTACCAGGTTGTTCAGTCTCTACAGAGGGTATTCGAGAGCGTAGCCGAGAAGGTTAAACCGGCGGTTGTAAACATCAGCACGGTTTCCGAGATAAAGTTTAAGCACCCTCCTATTCCGCCCCAGTTCAGGGACTTCTTCCACCAGTTCGGAATACCTTTCCCCTTTCCCAACTTCCCCGACTCGTTCCAGACAAGGGCTTTAGGCTCGGGTTTCATCGTTAAGGTAAAAGACGGCTGGGCCTACATACTCACCAACAACCACGTTGTAGCCCACGCCAAGAAGATAAGGGTGAAGCTCAGCGACGGCACGGTCTACAGGGCAAAAGTTGTTGGAACAGACCCAAAAACCGACGTTGCCCTGATAAAAATCCACGTTGGGAACAAAAAGGTTCCCGTTCTCCAGTTGGGAGACTCCGACAAGATTAAAGTCGGCGAGTTTGTTATAGCGGTGGGGAACCCCTACGGCCTGAACTGGACTGTAACCCACGGGATAATATCTGCAAAGGGCAGACACGGACTCGGCCTCAACCCCATCGAGGACTTTATCCAGACCGATGCCGCAATTAACCCCGGTAACAGCGGCGGTCCGCTGTGCGATATTCACGGCAGGGTAATAGGTATAAACACCGCAATCGTCAGAAACGCCCAAGGGCTCGGCTTTGCCGTTCCCATAAACATCGCAAAGAAGGTAATGGAAGACCTCCTGAAGTACGGTAAGGTCATAAGGGGCTGGCTCGGCGTCTATATTGAAGACATCAGCGGAGAGCTCGCCCAGAAGTTCGGCGTTAAGGAAGGAGTACTTGTTACAAAGGTTATGCCTGGCTCTCCGGCGGAGAAGGGAGGCCTGAAGAGCGGGGATATTATTGTTGAGTTCAACGGAAAGCCGGTTAAAAACGTTGCAGACTTACAGCTCAAAGTTATAAACACCAAGCCCGGCACCAAGGTCAAGATTACCGTAATCAGGGACGGAGAGCGTAAAACTCTAACGGTTAAGATAGGGCAGATGCCGGGCAGCCAGCAGCTTGCGTCTGCAGACCTTCTCAGTAAGTACGGCTTCTCCGTTCAGAAGCTCACGCCGGAGCTCAGGGAGAAGCTCGGCCTTCCCAAGTGGATTAAGACGGGACTTGTAGTAACCGAGGTCAAGCCCGGCTCTCCGGCAGACGACGCCGGCCTCCAGGAGGGAGACGTAATAGTCAAGGCCGGAACCACCCCGAGAAACATGAGGCCGGTTAAGTCGGTAGACGACCTCTTGGCCGTTCTAAGGAAGGGAGGCGACTCTGGAGCCCTCCTCAAGGTTATTAGAGGAGAAGGGGTAATTTACGTCGTTTTAAATCCACAGGAGTAG
- a CDS encoding sigma-70 family RNA polymerase sigma factor, whose protein sequence is MEEKEFFLEDEENLGLEGIEEGESAELSLFNQEIDPSLIESFVPDKDSLDAFLKSISKIPLLSREEEIELAKRAKAGDKEALKKLVESNLRFVVSVAKKYLGCGLPLHDLIAEGILGLIEAARRFDPDKGVKFISYAVWWIRQSIMQALAQQTGAVKIPVKQAVLVNKITRSYGELLKKLGREPTIEELADYVGMEPKEVERLLSICQVPLSLDTPIGDEEDTTFKDFLKGEGTAEVEEKVVQEELKQSIQEMLEQLTPQEKKIIIMRFGLDGNEPKTLREIGEKLGISRERVRQLETRAKKKMKEYALRKKLNVFLN, encoded by the coding sequence ATGGAGGAGAAGGAGTTTTTCTTAGAAGATGAAGAGAACCTCGGACTTGAAGGTATAGAAGAGGGGGAAAGCGCCGAGCTTTCCCTCTTTAACCAGGAGATAGACCCTTCGCTTATCGAGAGCTTCGTCCCCGATAAGGACTCCCTCGACGCTTTTTTAAAGTCTATCTCCAAGATTCCCCTCCTGTCGCGGGAAGAGGAGATAGAGCTTGCGAAGAGGGCAAAGGCAGGAGATAAAGAGGCGCTGAAGAAGCTCGTAGAGTCCAACCTCAGATTCGTTGTAAGCGTTGCCAAAAAGTACCTGGGGTGCGGACTGCCCCTCCACGACCTAATAGCGGAGGGAATCCTGGGGCTCATAGAGGCGGCAAGGCGCTTCGACCCTGACAAAGGGGTGAAGTTCATCTCCTACGCCGTATGGTGGATAAGGCAGTCCATAATGCAGGCACTGGCCCAGCAGACCGGAGCGGTAAAAATCCCGGTGAAACAGGCCGTTTTGGTAAATAAAATCACCCGCTCTTACGGCGAACTCTTAAAGAAACTGGGCAGAGAGCCCACAATCGAAGAGCTTGCCGACTACGTAGGTATGGAACCCAAAGAAGTTGAAAGGCTCCTCTCAATATGCCAAGTGCCCCTATCCCTCGATACTCCAATAGGTGACGAAGAGGACACTACTTTTAAAGACTTCCTGAAGGGAGAGGGCACAGCTGAAGTAGAAGAGAAAGTTGTCCAGGAGGAGCTTAAACAGAGCATCCAGGAGATGCTCGAGCAGCTCACACCCCAGGAGAAGAAGATAATAATAATGCGCTTTGGACTCGACGGTAACGAGCCGAAAACCCTCAGAGAAATAGGAGAGAAGCTCGGCATAAGCCGCGAAAGGGTTCGCCAGCTCGAAACGAGGGCTAAGAAAAAAATGAAAGAGTACGCACTAAGGAAGAAACTTAACGTTTTCCTGAACTAA
- a CDS encoding OmpA/MotB family protein translates to MARRKKEECKSVPAWLTSFSDLMSLLLTFFILLYSMSTLDITKAMKFLSYFQGEKAQTFQQISIVKPIQIYTTDLAKKIKKIIKQILPIYGYQIVVTENYVLIRLFNKVLFKQNSLELTPEAKRALDQIAKIIKNLKGNYMVRVEGHTSKDEPTVPMPNIQDSWDLSIRRATTVVRYLISRGVDPSRLMAVGYDATRPLYTWNNPILQARNRRVEIYIQVAVPREEEGKKVEFKRKEKLPGGNETSGKVSSGKR, encoded by the coding sequence ATGGCGAGGAGAAAGAAGGAGGAGTGTAAGTCTGTTCCAGCGTGGCTGACCAGTTTTAGCGACCTTATGTCGCTTCTGCTTACGTTTTTCATTCTTCTTTATTCTATGTCGACGCTTGATATTACAAAGGCAATGAAGTTTCTCTCTTACTTTCAGGGAGAGAAGGCTCAAACTTTCCAGCAGATATCGATTGTAAAACCGATTCAGATTTACACTACCGACCTTGCGAAGAAGATAAAGAAGATAATTAAACAGATTCTTCCGATTTACGGTTATCAGATTGTTGTCACGGAGAACTACGTTCTTATCAGGCTTTTTAATAAGGTTCTGTTTAAGCAAAACTCCCTTGAACTTACCCCAGAGGCCAAGAGGGCTCTCGACCAGATTGCGAAGATAATAAAGAACCTGAAGGGTAACTACATGGTTAGGGTTGAGGGGCATACCAGTAAAGATGAGCCTACCGTTCCTATGCCGAATATTCAAGACAGTTGGGACCTTTCTATAAGAAGGGCTACTACTGTCGTTCGTTATCTGATATCTCGGGGGGTTGACCCGAGCCGTTTAATGGCCGTCGGTTACGATGCGACCAGGCCTCTTTATACTTGGAACAATCCGATTCTTCAAGCGAGGAATAGGAGGGTTGAGATTTATATTCAGGTTGCCGTTCCCAGGGAGGAGGAAGGGAAGAAGGTGGAGTTTAAGAGGAAGGAGAAACTCCCCGGAGGGAATGAGACCTCCGGGAAGGTTAGTTCAGGAAAACGTTAA